The following proteins are encoded in a genomic region of Carettochelys insculpta isolate YL-2023 chromosome 34, ASM3395843v1, whole genome shotgun sequence:
- the GAL3ST4 gene encoding galactose-3-O-sulfotransferase 4, whose amino-acid sequence MKLPLGCCRLQVLAAALGVCMTIGFALQLLGMPFQQRRPPAELAPRRAPPRTAALEEEGSRQPRCHIVFLKTHKTGGSTIVNLLHRYGESRGLRFALPHRYQFGYPQPFQAQRVRGYRPGGPPFDILCHHMRFNPPEVEKVMAPDSFYFSIVREPAALAESAFAYYRAVAPAFRRAGTLARFLEAPERYYDPAERGNHYARNLLWFDFGLPPPPPRPGPEEVQAALAGLERRFSLVLLAEHFDESLVLLREALGWAEADADAFRHNGRSPRAVTRLAPDQAARLRAWNDLDGELYAHFNRSFWRRVEAFGPGRLRDEVARLRERRRALAGLCLQGGGPVEAAEIPDRAMRPFQLGQAPILGYALRSGLGPAERLLCTRLVTPELQYKDALDARQFGANISAGPAPAVGGR is encoded by the exons AtgaagctgcctctggggtgctgCCGGCTCCAGGTGCTGGCGGCCGCGCTGGGGGTGTGTATGACCATTGGCtttgccctgcagctgctggggatgcCTTTCCAGCAGAG GCGCCCCCCGGCAGAGCTGGCTCCCCGGCGCGCGCCCCCCAGGACGGCAGCgttggaggaggagggctcccgCCAGCCCCGGTGCCACATTGTTTTCCTGAAGACACACAAAACCGGCGGCAGCACCATCGTGAACCTGCTGCACCGGTATGGGGAGAGTCGGGGTCTGCGTTTCGCCCTCCCCCACCGCTACCAGTTCGGCTacccccagcccttccaggcCCAGCGGGTGAGGGGCTACCGCCCGGGGGGGCCCCCCTTCGACATCCTGTGTCACCACATGCGCTTCAACCCGCCCGAG GTGGAGAAGGTGATGGCCCCAGACAGCTTCTACTTCTCCATCGTGCGGGAGCCGGCGGCCCTGGCCGAGTCGGCGTTCGCCTACTACCGGGCGGTGGCGCCAGCCTTCCGCCGGGCCGGCACGCTGGCGCGCTTCCTGGAGGCGCCCGAGCGCTACTACGACCCGGCCGAGCGCGGGAATCACTACGCCCGCAACCTGCTGTGGTTCGACTTCgggctgccgccgccgccgccccggcCGGGCCCCGAGGAGGTGCAGGCGGCCCTGGCCGGGCTGGAGCGGCGCTTCTCACTGGTATTGCTGGCGGAGCACTTCGACGAGTCGCTGGTGCTGCTGCgggaggccctgggctgggccgaGGCCGACGCCGACGCCTTCCGGCACAACGGGCGCAGCCCCCGGGCCGTCACCCGCCTGGCACCCGACCAGGCTGCCCGCCTGCGGGCCTGGAATGACCTGGACGGGGAGCTCTACGCCCACTTCAACCGCAGCTTCTGGCGCCGGGTGGAGGCCTTCGGGCCCGGCCGGCTGCGGGATGAGGTGGCCCGGCTGCGGGAGCGGCGGCGGGCGCTGGCCGGGCTCTGCCTGCAGGGCGGCGGCCCAGTGGAGGCGGCAGAGATCCCCGACCGGGCCATGCGCCCCTTCCAGCTGGGGCAGGCGCCGATCCTGGGGTACGCCCTGCGCTCGGGGCTGGGCCCCGCTGAGCGGCTGCTCTGCACCCGGCTCGTCACCCCCGAGCTGCAGTACAAGGACGCCCTGGACGCCCGGCAGTTCGGGGCCAACATCTCCGCCGGGCCTGCCCCAGCCGTGGGGGGCAGGTAA
- the TRAPPC14 gene encoding trafficking protein particle complex subunit 14 — protein sequence MEAQCEYFMYFPAVPCPGRELLRAEPGRYRALPRRNHLYLGETVRFLLVLRGRPGAAAPRAPWGELGASLAALASVSPGGGAGDAEPPEGPGPDGDGPPPAPGQFRDCRPLLTHGQGPPGRPAAGIPVEEPIVSADEVIFPLTISLDKLPPGTAKAKVVVTLWRREQEPPEVGERGYLSLLQSQAPAQLFREQQAAFKAQVSTVLTVLPPPGLKCRQLSVAGKYLTVLKVRNSCSQDEISVWDVRVLPNFNASYLPMLPDGSVMLVDDVCHQSGEVPMGAFCPVADAGSGCPCALQALEEQNFLFRLHAPERPQEDTKEGLEVPLVAVVRWSTPKLPFTSSIYTHYRLPSIRLDRPRFVMMAACESPVPLRSRFTVTYTLLNDLQDFLAVRLVWTPDSATAGKKLSGAERRATQAALDSIVCHTPLNCLGYSRKGSALSVRVAFQALRAGLFELSQHMKLKLQFTASVSNPPAEARPVSRRGSPGSPAVRELVERHQAGLGRSQSFSHQQSSRSHLMRSGSAVERRAITPPVGSPVGRPLYLPPEKSVLALDKIVKRECKVLVVDPVK from the exons ATGGAGGCGCAGTGCGAATACTTCATGTATTTCCCGgcggtgccctgccctgggcgggAGCTGCTCCGGGCCGAGCCGGGCCGGTACCGGGCACTGCCACGGCGCAACCACCTCTACCTGGGCGAGACTGTCCGATTCCTGCTGGTGCTGCGAGGCCGGCCCGGAGCCGCCGCCCCCCGGGCgccctggggggagctgggtgcctccctggctgccctggccagcgtcagccccgggggcggggcgggggacgCAGAGCCCCCCGAGGGGCCCGGCCCTGATGGAGAcgggcctcccccagcccctggccagtTCCGCGACTGCCGGCCCCTGTTGACCCACGGCCAGGGCCCCCCGGggcggccagcagctggg attcCGGTGGAGGAGCCGATCGTCTCGGCGGACGAGGTCATTTTCCCCCTCACCATCTCTCTGGACAAGCTGCCACCCGGCACCGCCAAGGCCAAG GTGGTGGTGACGCTGTGGCGGAGGGAGCAGGAGCCGCCGGAGGTCGGGGAACGCGGGTACCTGagcctcctgcagagccaggccccggcCCAGCTCTTCCGCGAACAGCAGGCGGCCTTCAAAGCCCAAG tgagCACCGTGCTGACCGTCCTGCCCCCACCCGGGCTTAAGTGTCGCCAGCTCAGCGTGGCCGGGAAGTACCTCACCGTGCTCAAGG tgcgGAACAGCTGCTCCCAGGACGAGATCTCGGTCTGGGACGTCCGCGTCCTGCCCAACTTCAACGCCAGTTACCTGCCCATGCTGCCCGACGGCTCCGTCATGCTGGTGGACGACGTTTG cCACCAGTCGGGCGAGGTGCCCATGGGCGCCTTCTGCCCCGTGGCGGACGCTGGCTCGGGCTGCCCCTGCGccctgcaggccctggaggaGCAGAATTTCCTCTTCCGGCTGCACGCACCTGAGCGGCCCCAGGAGGACACCAAGGAG GGACTGGAGGTGCCACTGGTGGCTGTGGTTCGGTGgtccacccccaaactccccttCACCAGCAGCATCTACACCCACTACAG gctgcccagcatCCGCCTGGACCGGCCGCGCTTCGTGATGATGGCCGCCTGCGAGTCGCCTGTGCCCCTGCGGAGCCGCTTCACCGTCACCTACACGCTCCTCAACGACCTGCAGGACTTCCTGGCCGTGCGCCTCGTCTGGACGCCCGACAGCGCCACCGCcg GGAAGAAGCTGTCCGGAGCGGAGCGCCGGGCCACGCAGGCCGCCCTGGACTCCATCGTCTGCCACACGCCCCTCAACTGCCTGGGCTACTCCCGCAAGGGCAGCGCCCTGAGCGTCCGCGTGGCCTTCCAGGCCCTGCGCGCCGGCCTCTTCGAG ctctccCAGCACATGAAGCTGAAGCTGCAGTTCACGGCCAGTGTCTCCAACCCGCCGGCCGAGGCCCGGCCTGTGTCGCGCAGGGGCAGCCCCGGCAGCCCAGCTGTGCGGGAGCTGGTGGAACGGCAccaggccgggctgggccggtCCCAGTCCTTCTCGCATCAGCAGTCCTCCCGCAGCCACCTCATGAG gTCGGGCAGTGCCGTGGAGCGCCGGGCCATCACCCCGCCCGTGGGCTCCCCCGTGGGACGCCCCCTCTACCTGCCCCCCGAGAAGAGCGTCCTGGCGCTGGACAAGATTGTCAAGCGGGAGTGCAAGGTGCTGGTCGTGGACCCGGTGAAGTGA